A region from the Muribaculum gordoncarteri genome encodes:
- a CDS encoding flavodoxin family protein has protein sequence MKNILIISSSLRLNSNSEALANEFARGAVDAGHNVEFVSLRGKDIRFCRGCLACQATQQCVINDDSRQIVARMHDADIIVYATPIYYYEMSGQLKTLLDRANPLYTSDYRFRDIYVLTSAAEDEEDVPSRAVAGITGWIDCFENARLAGSVFAGGVSGPGEMTNHPAMQQAYTLGNSIK, from the coding sequence ATGAAGAATATACTCATTATCTCATCAAGCCTGCGCCTGAACAGCAACTCCGAAGCTCTTGCCAATGAATTTGCACGTGGAGCCGTAGATGCGGGTCACAATGTAGAGTTTGTGTCACTTCGCGGAAAAGACATAAGATTCTGTCGCGGATGCCTTGCCTGTCAGGCGACACAACAGTGTGTAATCAATGACGACAGCCGTCAGATAGTAGCCCGAATGCATGACGCTGACATAATTGTCTATGCAACGCCAATCTACTATTACGAAATGAGCGGACAACTTAAAACGCTTCTTGACCGAGCCAATCCACTATATACATCCGACTATCGATTTCGCGACATATATGTGCTGACAAGCGCAGCCGAGGACGAAGAGGATGTTCCGTCGCGCGCCGTTGCGGGAATTACAGGATGGATCGATTGCTTCGAGAATGCACGACTTGCAGGCAGCGTTTTTGCCGGCGGAGTATCGGGCCCCGGCGAAATGACCAACCACCCGGCAATGCAGCAAGCCTACACCCTCGGAAACAGCATAAAGTAA
- a CDS encoding helix-turn-helix domain-containing protein: MFNIQLKEVHIGQEIDKRREELNMSKSEFGRLIGVPQQHVNRIFEKASIDTAKLIKISRVLDFNFFSLYCDIPNNVYAYMAAVALGDGNAMNNIGDAALASIIEQQKLKIEGMEESKTLLIDQINGLKDQISQLKSQLDDKNELINIYKQRVNQ, from the coding sequence ATGTTTAATATTCAACTGAAAGAGGTCCATATCGGACAGGAGATTGACAAGCGCAGAGAGGAGCTTAATATGAGCAAATCCGAATTCGGACGGCTCATAGGGGTTCCTCAGCAACATGTCAATCGTATATTTGAAAAGGCGTCCATAGACACGGCAAAGCTCATTAAGATCAGCCGTGTCCTTGACTTCAATTTCTTTTCATTATATTGCGATATTCCCAATAATGTCTATGCTTACATGGCTGCTGTTGCCTTGGGTGACGGCAATGCCATGAATAATATAGGAGATGCCGCTCTTGCCTCCATCATAGAGCAGCAAAAGCTGAAAATCGAGGGCATGGAGGAGAGTAAGACCCTTCTTATCGACCAGATAAATGGTCTGAAGGATCAGATTTCTCAACTCAAATCGCAGCTCGATGATAAAAACGAGTTAATCAACATATACAAACAACGTGTAAATCAATGA